One Verrucomicrobiia bacterium genomic region harbors:
- a CDS encoding dicarboxylate/amino acid:cation symporter — translation MSGWDKQKINRRFQGQIILALVLALICGQLTRVEVGWEHFGFHRILNIPVIGIYSFIGELFLRLLQMLIVPLIASAMITAMGSLAGEGILGRLGFKTICYYLSTTLLAVLTGLGFVNWIRPGQIQGETAKELLGLSRGSGEIAKILGEKGPSDLVEIFLRMVPRNVVEVASQNGQMLGVIFFSLLFGFFMTRLSGETKSILKKFWQGVYEIMLMITEWVMRFAPLGVFGLVAKVSASTAPQDFRILFSFFITVLLALAFHFFISLPLLLRGMGKINPWLHFRAIFPALLTAFSTSSSSATLPVTLDCLERRAKVSHRITSFVTPLGATVNMDGTALYECVAVIFIAQLYGVQLAFQQQFLIVILALLTSVGVAGIPSASLVAIMVILSSLKLPVEAIGILMVFDRLLDMCRTAVNVFSDTCGAVIIARTEGEMTVMEKSG, via the coding sequence ATGAGCGGGTGGGACAAGCAAAAAATTAACAGGCGATTTCAAGGGCAAATTATTTTAGCATTGGTGTTGGCGTTGATTTGCGGGCAATTGACGCGAGTTGAAGTGGGTTGGGAGCATTTTGGATTTCACCGAATTCTAAATATTCCAGTAATTGGAATTTATAGTTTTATTGGAGAGTTATTTTTGCGTTTGCTGCAAATGTTGATTGTTCCATTGATTGCGTCGGCGATGATTACGGCGATGGGCAGTTTGGCGGGGGAAGGAATCTTGGGCAGGTTAGGTTTTAAAACGATTTGTTATTATTTATCGACAACATTGTTGGCGGTTTTAACGGGGTTGGGTTTTGTGAATTGGATTCGTCCGGGGCAAATTCAGGGAGAAACAGCGAAGGAATTACTAGGATTATCTCGAGGATCAGGAGAGATTGCGAAGATTTTAGGAGAAAAGGGGCCGAGTGATTTAGTGGAAATTTTTTTACGCATGGTGCCGCGCAATGTGGTAGAGGTTGCGTCACAAAATGGACAAATGTTGGGGGTGATTTTTTTTAGTCTTTTGTTTGGCTTTTTTATGACGCGACTTTCGGGCGAAACGAAGTCTATTTTGAAGAAATTTTGGCAAGGTGTTTATGAGATTATGCTAATGATAACGGAGTGGGTGATGCGTTTTGCGCCTCTTGGGGTTTTTGGATTGGTGGCGAAAGTGTCGGCATCCACGGCACCGCAGGATTTTCGTATTTTATTCAGTTTTTTTATTACTGTTTTATTGGCTTTGGCTTTTCATTTTTTTATTTCTTTGCCGTTGTTATTGCGAGGCATGGGAAAAATCAATCCTTGGTTGCATTTTCGGGCGATTTTTCCGGCGTTGCTGACGGCGTTTTCAACCAGTTCTTCCAGCGCGACTTTGCCGGTGACATTGGATTGTTTGGAGCGTCGCGCGAAGGTGAGTCATCGCATTACAAGTTTTGTCACGCCGTTGGGCGCGACAGTGAATATGGATGGCACGGCACTTTACGAATGCGTAGCGGTCATATTTATTGCTCAACTTTATGGTGTGCAACTGGCGTTTCAGCAACAGTTCTTAATTGTGATTTTGGCGTTATTAACTTCAGTGGGGGTAGCAGGCATTCCCAGCGCAAGTTTGGTAGCGATTATGGTAATTCTTTCGTCATTAAAGCTTCCAGTGGAAGCCATTGGTATTTTGATGGTGTTTGATCGTTTGTTGGACATGTGTCGCACAGCGGTCAATGTGTTTAGCGATACGTGTGGAGCGGTCATTATTGCTCGAAC